A single Malaclemys terrapin pileata isolate rMalTer1 chromosome 3, rMalTer1.hap1, whole genome shotgun sequence DNA region contains:
- the LOC128833964 gene encoding epoxide hydrolase 1-like, with product MWQQILQSVRSFKYPWRSIILAPAALGAGGLLVCWLLSRRKIKTLEMGDGWWGSGERPPREKEDERIRSFQIETSDREIQELHQRLDQARYTPPLEGVAFQYGFNSTYLQKVVAYWRNQFDWQKQLEIVNQYPHFKTTIEGIEVHFVHVKPPGIPKGQAVRPLLMVHGWPGSFYEFYKIIPLLTDPAGHGLNEDVVFEVICPSIPGYGFSEAPHQQGFDTLAAARIFHKLMQRLGFQEFYVQGGDWGSRITVNMAQMLPKSVKGLHLNLVFITLGGLGRLVSLLLGAYVPWLVGLTREDARRIYPYLEKNVYELLRETGYLHIQATKPDTAGSGLNDSPIGLAAYILEKFSTWTDRSFRDMDNGGLERKFSMDDLLTNVMIYWVTSSIVPSMRFYKENLSKNPNTAPDARIGVYVPTGIAAFPQELAHCPRSWAKKLFKNIVVYSYMPRGGHFAAFEEPELLAQDIRQLVRKVEHL from the exons ATGTGGCAGCAAATCCTTCAGAGTGTCCG GTCCTTTAAATATCCCTGGAGGAGTATAATTCTGGCCCCTGctgctctgggagctggagggctCCTGGTTTGTTGGCTCCTGTCTAGACGGAAGATCAAGACTCTAGAAATGGGAGAtggatggtggggctcaggcgaGAGGCCCCCAAGAGAGAAAGAAGATGAGCGGATCCGATCCTTCCAAATTGAAACCTCTGACAGGGAAATTCAG GAACTGCACCAGCGCCTGGATCAGGCCCGCTACACACCGCCACTTGAGGGAGTCGCCTTCCAGTATGGTTTCAACTCTACCTACCTGCAGAAAGTTGTTGCCTATTGGAGGAACCAGTTTGACTGGCAGAAGCAGCTGGAAATTGTGAACCAATATCCACATTTCAAAACAACTATTGAAG GGATTGAAGTCCATTTTGTCCATGTGAAGCCCCCTGGCATCCCCAAGGGTCAGGCAGTCAGGCCTTTGTTGATGGtgcatggctggcctggctccttCTATGAGTTCTATAAGATCATCCCACTGCTCACTGACCCAGCTGGGCATGGCCTGAATGAGGATGTGGTGTTTGAGgtcatctgtccatccatcccaggCTATGGCTTCTCCGAGGCACCTCACCAACAAG GTTTTGACACGCTGGCTGCTGCTCGGATATTTCACAAGCTGATGCAGAGACTGGGTTTCCAGGAGTTCTATGTACAGGGGGGAGATTGGGGCTCTCGGATCACCGTAAACATGGCCCAGATGCTGCCAAA GTCCGTGAAAGGGCTTCATCTGAATTTAGTCTTCATCACCTTaggaggtttggggaggctggTGTCTTTACTGCTGGGGGCTTATGTGCCATGGCTGGTGGGCCTCACCAGGGAAGACGCCCGCCGCATATACCCATACTTGGAGAAGAACGTGTATGAACTTCTGCGGGAGACCGGGTATTTGCACATCCAGGCCACCAAGCCAGACACAGCAG gcaGTGGACTAAACGACTCCCCCATTGGACTTGCTGCATACATTCTGGAGAAGTTCTCTACCTGGACCGATAGATCATTCCGGGACATGGACAATGGAGGTCTGGAGAG GAAATTCTCTATGGATGACCTTTTGACCAATGTGATGATTTATTGGGTAACTTCATCCATTGTGCCATCAATGCGCTTCTACAAGGAGAATCTTTCCAAGAACCCCAACACTGCTCCTGATGCCAG gatTGGAGTGTACGTACCCACTGGCATTGCTGCTTTCCCCCAGGAGCTTGCACATTGCCCACGCTCCTGGGCAAAGAAGTTGTTCAAGAACATAGTTGTCTACTCCTACATGCCACGTGGGGGGCATTTTGCTGCCTTCGAGGAACCAGAACTCCTGGCACAGGATATCAGGCAGTTGGTCAGAAAGGTGGAGCATCTGTGA
- the MAD2L1BP gene encoding MAD2L1-binding protein gives MAGPGRQERAADLLQTEPAEAPTATPELAAGRGGSSAAAFHCPQGPAGRAPGCRSVSVVFPGPVTQQGCCHFACELLKHVLYQRHQLPLPYEQLAYFCRRALPRQPQDGDAIKKPHPPDLVSSRKCQQLLMELEGVFRHLEAMFNLTLVPRVLILVGGNAMSPKELYEINLEGISVGNAEESLQTPSCVRKLFHSLFLADVFSELQAVPVMGTIVMVQGHRDCGIDWFRPKLNYKVPTRGRKLTVTLSCGGNSSTNSSSQQGATSVWDNYIWFQAPVTVKGFHE, from the exons atggcggggccgggccgccaggAGCGGGCAG ccGACCTGCTCCAGACCGAGCCCGCGGAGGCCCCGACTGCGACCCCGGAGCTCGCCGCGGGACGGGGCGGCAGCAGCGCGGCGGCGTTTCACTGCCCGCAGGGCCCGGCCGGCCGCGCCCCGGGCTGCCGCTCGGTCTCGGTGGTGTTCCCCGGCCCCGTGACCCAGCAGGGCTGCTGCCACTTCGCCTGCGAGCTCCTCAAGCACGTGCTGTACCAGCGGCACCAGCTGCCCCTGCCCTACGAGCAGCTCGCCTACTTCTGCAGGAGGGCGCTGCCCCGCCAGCCGCAG GATGGAGATGCAATTAAGAAGCCACATCCCCCAGACCTAGTGAGCAgcaggaagtgccagcagttgCTAATGGAGCTGGAGGGAGTGTTCCGGCACTTGGAAGCCATGTTCAACCTGACATTGGTCCCTCGGGTCCTTATTCTAGTTGGAGGAAATGCCATGAGCCCCAAGGAGCTCTATGAGATCAACTTGGAGGGCATCTCTGTGGGCAATGCTGAGGAGAGCCTGCAAACACCATCCTGTGTTCGTAAGCTTTTCCACTCACTCTTCCTTGCAGACGTCTTCAGTGAGCTACAGGCTGTCCCTGTCATGGGAACCATTGTCATGGTCCAAGGCCACCGTGACTGTGGCATTGACTGGTTCCGACCCAAGCTCAACTACAAAGTGCCAACACGTGGGAGGAAGCTGACTGTCACCTTGTCCTGTGGTGGAAACAGCAGTACAAATTCATCTTCTCAGCAGGGAGCGACCTCTGTCTGGGACAACTACATATGGTTCCAAGCACCAGTGACAGTTAAGGGCTTCCATGAATGA